A genomic region of Streptomyces sp. NBC_00247 contains the following coding sequences:
- a CDS encoding ribonucleoside-diphosphate reductase subunit alpha — MTIAPADPASVPAATAATEPADGPGAALLRTLTALTADLPDTDPGRVAAAALRGRSAHADEAELLTLATESAAGLIAEDPAYSRLAARLLTRTIAAEAAGEGAVSFSASVAVGHREGLIADRTAAFVELHAERLDALVEEALAGGADDRFGYFGLRTLYSRYLLRHPITRQVVEIPQHFMLRVAAGLAENDSAGAVDEVEALYGLMSRLDYLPSSPTLFNSGTRHPQMSSCYLLDSPLDELDSIYGRYHEVARLSKHAGGIGLSFSRIRSRGSLIRGTNGLSNGIVPFMKTLDASVAAVNQGGRRKGAAAVYLETWHADIEEFLELRDNTGEDQRRTHNLNLAHWIPDEFMRRVETDSAWSLFSPADVPELVDLWGDAFDTAYRAAEAKGLARRTIPARELYGRMMRTLAQTGQGWMTFKDASNRTANQTAEPGRVVHSSNLCTEILEVTDDGETAVCNLGSVNLGAFVADGAIDWERLDATVRTAVTFLDRVVDINFYPTGQSGRSNARWRPVGLGAMGLQDVFFQLRLPFDSPEARELSTRISERIMLAAYEASCDLAEKSGPLPAWSETRAARGVLHPDHYDTAPAWPERWEALRARIAKTGMRNSLLLAIAPTATIASIAGVYECIEPQVSNLFKRETLSGEFLQVNAYLVDELKRLGVWDARTREALRDASGSVQGFGWIPAEVRALYRTAWEIPQRGLIDMAAARTPYLDQSQSLNLFLETPTIGKLSSMYAYAWKQGLKTTYYLRSRPATRIARAASGTAKAAAPAPATVPVQQAYSDAEALACSLENPESCEACQ; from the coding sequence GTGACCATCGCGCCCGCCGATCCGGCGTCCGTGCCCGCAGCCACCGCAGCGACCGAACCCGCCGACGGCCCCGGGGCCGCACTGCTGCGCACCCTGACCGCCCTCACCGCGGACCTGCCGGACACCGACCCGGGCAGGGTCGCCGCCGCCGCGCTGCGGGGCCGCAGCGCGCACGCCGACGAGGCGGAGCTGCTGACCCTGGCCACCGAATCGGCCGCCGGTCTGATCGCGGAGGACCCCGCCTACTCGCGGCTCGCCGCCCGGCTGCTGACCCGGACCATCGCCGCCGAGGCGGCCGGTGAGGGCGCGGTGTCCTTCTCCGCCTCGGTCGCCGTCGGCCACCGCGAGGGCCTGATCGCGGACCGTACGGCGGCGTTCGTGGAACTGCACGCCGAGCGGCTGGACGCCCTGGTCGAGGAGGCCCTCGCGGGCGGCGCCGACGACCGCTTCGGTTACTTCGGCCTGCGCACCCTCTACAGCCGCTACCTGCTGCGCCACCCGATCACCCGCCAGGTCGTGGAGATCCCGCAGCACTTCATGCTGCGGGTCGCCGCCGGGCTGGCCGAGAACGACTCCGCCGGCGCGGTGGACGAGGTCGAGGCGCTCTACGGACTGATGAGCCGGCTCGACTACCTGCCCTCCTCCCCCACGCTCTTCAACTCGGGCACCCGCCACCCGCAGATGTCCTCCTGCTATCTGCTGGACTCCCCGCTGGACGAACTGGACTCGATCTACGGCCGCTACCACGAGGTGGCGCGGCTCTCGAAGCACGCGGGCGGCATCGGTCTGTCGTTCTCCCGCATCCGCTCGCGCGGCTCCCTGATCCGGGGCACCAACGGGCTCTCCAACGGCATCGTGCCGTTCATGAAGACGCTGGACGCCTCCGTCGCGGCCGTCAACCAGGGCGGCCGGCGCAAGGGCGCGGCCGCGGTCTACCTGGAGACCTGGCACGCCGACATCGAGGAGTTCCTGGAGCTCCGCGACAACACCGGTGAGGACCAGCGGCGTACGCACAACCTGAACCTGGCGCACTGGATCCCCGACGAGTTCATGCGCCGGGTCGAGACCGACTCCGCCTGGTCGCTGTTCTCGCCCGCCGACGTGCCCGAGCTGGTGGACCTGTGGGGCGACGCCTTCGACACCGCCTACCGGGCCGCCGAGGCGAAGGGCCTGGCCCGCCGCACGATCCCCGCCCGTGAGCTGTACGGCCGGATGATGCGCACCCTGGCGCAGACCGGCCAGGGCTGGATGACGTTCAAGGACGCGTCCAACCGCACCGCGAACCAGACCGCCGAGCCGGGCCGGGTCGTGCACTCCTCGAACCTCTGCACGGAGATCCTGGAGGTCACCGACGACGGCGAGACCGCCGTCTGCAACCTCGGCTCGGTCAACCTGGGCGCCTTCGTGGCGGACGGGGCGATCGACTGGGAGCGGCTGGACGCCACCGTGCGCACGGCCGTGACCTTCCTGGACCGGGTCGTCGACATCAACTTCTACCCGACCGGGCAGTCCGGCCGGTCCAACGCCCGCTGGCGGCCGGTGGGTCTGGGCGCGATGGGCCTCCAGGACGTCTTCTTCCAGCTGCGGCTGCCGTTCGACTCCCCTGAGGCCCGCGAGCTCTCCACCCGTATCTCGGAGCGGATCATGCTCGCCGCGTACGAGGCCTCCTGCGACCTCGCGGAGAAGTCCGGCCCGCTGCCCGCGTGGAGCGAGACCCGCGCCGCGCGCGGGGTGCTGCACCCGGACCACTACGACACGGCGCCGGCCTGGCCGGAGCGGTGGGAGGCGCTGCGCGCCCGGATCGCGAAGACCGGAATGCGCAACTCGCTGCTGCTCGCCATCGCGCCGACCGCGACCATCGCCTCGATCGCCGGGGTGTACGAGTGCATCGAGCCGCAGGTCTCCAACCTCTTCAAGCGCGAGACGCTCAGCGGTGAGTTCCTCCAGGTCAACGCGTACCTCGTGGACGAGCTGAAGCGGCTCGGCGTGTGGGACGCGCGGACCCGTGAGGCGCTGCGCGACGCGAGCGGCTCGGTACAGGGCTTCGGCTGGATTCCGGCGGAGGTGCGCGCGCTGTACCGCACCGCGTGGGAGATCCCGCAGCGCGGCCTGATCGACATGGCCGCCGCCCGTACGCCGTACCTCGACCAGAGCCAGTCGCTGAACCTGTTCCTGGAGACGCCGACCATCGGGAAGCTCTCCTCGATGTACGCGTACGCCTGGAAGCAGGGGCTGAAGACGACGTACTACCTGCGTTCGCGTCCGGCGACCCGGATCGCCCGTGCCGCCTCCGGCACCGCGAAGGCCGCCGCCCCCGCCCCCGCCACCGTCCCCGTGCAGCAGGCCTACTCCGACGCGGAGGCCCTCGCCTGCTCCCTCGAAAACCCCGAGTCCTGCGAGGCCTGCCAGTAA
- a CDS encoding ribonucleotide-diphosphate reductase subunit beta, with product MTTDMNKNLLDPGFELTLRPMRYPDFYERYRDAIKNTWTVEEVDLHSDVADLAKLSPGEQHMIGRLVAFFATGDSIVSNNLVLTLYKHINSPEARLYLSRQLFEEAVHVQFYLTLLDTYLPDPDDRAAAFDAVEEIPSIREKAQFCFRWMDSVEKIDRLETKADRRRFLLNLICFAACIEGLFFYGAFAYVYWFRSRGLLHGLATGTNWVFRDETMHMNFAFEVVDTVRKEEPDLFDDELQQQVTDMLKEAVEAELQFGRDLCGEGLPGMNTESMRQYLECVADQRLVRLGFPALYGSENPFSFMELQGVQELTNFFERRPSAYQVAVEGTVGFDDDF from the coding sequence ATGACCACCGACATGAACAAGAACCTGCTCGACCCGGGCTTCGAGCTGACCCTGCGCCCCATGCGCTATCCGGACTTCTACGAGCGCTACCGGGACGCGATCAAGAACACCTGGACCGTGGAGGAGGTCGATCTCCACTCCGACGTGGCCGACCTCGCCAAACTGTCCCCGGGCGAGCAGCACATGATCGGCCGGCTGGTGGCGTTCTTCGCCACGGGCGACTCGATCGTCTCCAACAACCTCGTGCTGACGCTGTACAAGCACATCAACTCCCCCGAGGCACGGCTGTACTTGTCGCGGCAGCTGTTCGAGGAGGCCGTGCACGTCCAGTTCTATCTGACGCTGCTCGACACCTACCTGCCCGACCCGGACGACCGTGCCGCCGCGTTCGACGCGGTGGAGGAGATCCCGTCGATCCGCGAGAAGGCGCAGTTCTGCTTCCGCTGGATGGACTCGGTCGAGAAGATCGACCGGCTGGAGACCAAGGCCGACCGGCGCCGGTTCCTGCTGAACCTGATCTGCTTCGCGGCCTGCATCGAGGGTCTGTTCTTCTACGGCGCGTTCGCGTACGTCTACTGGTTCCGCTCGCGCGGCCTGCTGCACGGCCTCGCCACCGGCACCAACTGGGTGTTCCGCGACGAGACGATGCACATGAACTTCGCCTTCGAGGTCGTGGACACCGTCCGCAAGGAGGAGCCGGACCTCTTCGACGACGAACTCCAGCAGCAGGTCACCGACATGCTGAAGGAGGCCGTGGAGGCGGAGCTCCAGTTCGGCCGCGACCTGTGCGGCGAGGGCCTGCCGGGCATGAACACCGAGTCGATGCGCCAGTACCTGGAGTGCGTCGCGGACCAGCGCCTGGTCCGGCTGGGCTTCCCGGCGCTGTACGGCTCCGAGAACCCGTTCTCGTTCATGGAGCTCCAGGGCGTGCAGGAGCTGACGAACTTCTTCGAGCGGCGCCCGTCCGCCTACCAGGTCGCGGTGGAGGGCACGGTCGGCTTCGACGACGACTTCTGA